One genomic segment of Primulina tabacum isolate GXHZ01 chromosome 9, ASM2559414v2, whole genome shotgun sequence includes these proteins:
- the LOC142555808 gene encoding uncharacterized protein LOC142555808, with product MYELLSKFVNRIGEQNVVQVVTDNASCNVRAGRLLENNFPHLYWTPCAAHCLDLMLEEIFKISNLKKLHERALMVNDYIYNRPQLLSMMREFTGQRDIVRIAKTRFATVFLTLKRFQVQQANLRKMFTSEKWAKSRYSKEAAGKRVAEVILMPSFWKTTVFALKVGGSLLKLLRLVDGEKRSPMGYIYAAMDIAKEPIAASFNNNEEKYRDIFEIIDKRWNVQLHHPLHAAGYFLNPEFFYSNRDIENDEKVLEGLYKCIARLVRGEDLQDKITNQLDKYKKAEGLFGLHMAIRQRASKSPADWWSSYGASTPELKTFAMKILYLTCSSSGCERNWSVFEHIHSKKRNRLSQQRLNDLVYIKYNRALRRRYAMRDKIDHISLSEIDDNNEWLLGKLDDSDNENDDNDLVFEDDDLRWSDVAQAVGVGESAYDFRSRNASTSKRASSSTSAKRKQFSARTSLVDEVDEEEINIDDETEEEEDTDGYKSSDGADDVDLKDEDDD from the exons ATGTATGAGTTACTTTCTAAATTTGTGAATCGAATTGGAGAACAGAATGTGGTTCAGGTTGTAACAGataatgcaagctgcaatgttAGAGCtg GTCGTCTTTTGGAAAACAATTTTCCACACTTGTATTGGACTCCATGTGCAGCTCATTGCTTAGATTTGATGCTtgaggaaatattcaaaatttctaacCTCAAAAAATTGCATGAACGGGCATTGATGGTGAATGACTATATTTACAATAGACCACAATTGTTGAGCATGATGAGAGAGTTTACTGGACAGAGAGACATTGTAAGAATTGCAAAGACTCGTTTCGCAACCGTTTTTTTGACTTTAAAGCGGTTTCAAGTTCAACAAGCAAATCTGAGAAAGATGTTTACATCTGAAAAATGGGCAAAAAGTCGATATTCTAAAGAGGCGGCTGGAAAACGTGTTGCAGAAGTGATATTGATGCCTTCTTTTTGGAAAACTACAGTTTTTGCATTAAAAGTTGGCGGCTCATTGCTGAAATTATTGCGGCTAGTAGACGGTGAAAAAAGGTCCCCAATGGGTTACATCTATGCGGCAATGGACATAGCCAAAGAACCTATCGCTgcatcatttaataataatgaagaaaaatatcgtgatatttttgaaatcatCGACAAAAGATGGAACGTTCAACTCCATCATCCATTGCATGCGGCTGGATATTTCTTAAATCCTGAGTTTTTTTACTCAAATCGTGACATAGAAAATGATGAAAAAGTGTTAGAGGGTCTGTACAAATGCATAGCTAGATTGGTGCGAGGTGAAGATTTACAAGATAAGATTACAAATCAATTGGATAAATACAAAAAAGCAGAAGGACTTTTTGGTTTACACATGGCTATTAGACAAAGAGCTTCAAAATCACCAG CTGATTGGTGGTCTTCTTATGGTGCATCAACACCTGAATTAAAAACATTTGCAATGAAGATTTTGTACCTCACATGCTCTTCTTCAGGTTGTGAACGTAATTGGAGTGTATTTGAACAT ATACATTCTAAAAAAAGAAATAGATTGTCTCAACAACGATTGAATGATTTGGTATATATCAAATACAACAGAGCGTTGAGGCGAAGATATGCCATGCGAGATAAGATTGATCATATTTCTTTGTCAGAAATAGATGATAATAACGAATGGTTGTTGGGAAAGTTGGATGATAGTGATAACGAGAATGATGATAACGATTTGGTCTTTGAAGATGATGATTTGCGTTGGAGTGATGTAGCACAAGCGGTTGGGGTTGGTGAAAGTGCATATGACTTTCGATCTCGAAATGCATCTACTTCAAAAAGAGCGTCATCATCCACTTCAGCAAAAAGAAAGCAATTTTCAGCTCGAACTAGTCTTGTGGATGAAGTGGATGAAGAAGAGATCAACATTGATGATGaaactgaagaagaagaagataccGATGGATACAAATCAAGTGATGGGGCTGATGACGTAGATTTGAAAGATGAAGATGACGATTAA